From the genome of Deltaproteobacteria bacterium:
CAGCCAGAGCCTGATGGTCTCCACCGACTATCCGACTAAACAGCTTGGCCCAATCTATCACCTGCTCGCCCTTCTGTGGGAATGTCTCACGTTCCTTCACAGAAGGGAGGCTTATCATCTTCTTCGAGGGCAAGGCAACTATTTTCCCCATTTTCTGCCGATCATCCCCTGTAGCTCATTTGTCTTGAGCATACGGAATGAAGCTAGCGATTGGATCTGTATCAAGAGAAATCTTTGCACAATCGTCCAATTGTCCGCTGTTCACCTTCAGCGGATGTGGCTAGGCAACCTCGGTTTCCCCCCTAGACCATACGTTGCTCCCACGCTATGTTTTCCATCCGCATTGGTGGTCCGTCCGTGCGGTTTTTTTGACCGCTGTAGATTTGCGAGGATGGCGGAACTGGCAGACGCGCTAGTTTGAGGGGCTAGTGGGGTAACACTCGTGGGGGTTCAAGTCCCCCTCCTCGCATGTTTCAGGGCAGGAAGATATTTCCTGCCCTTTTTCATTTCCTGAGCCCCGCCAGTCTTGCGTTGTTTCGAGCACCCCACACCACGCGCATGCAGGAGCCGAGAATTGACTCTCCAGAAGGGTTATGAAACACAGAATAGCTATGAATGATCAACCTAATGGTGCTAATGGTGTCGTCTCTTCACCCTCAGCCACAGATCGCCTCCTTTTCACTTTAGAAAACGGACTCCGCGTGGTCATCCAAGAAGACCACTTTGCTCCGGTGGTCGCGATCCAGATGTGGGTCAAAGCCGGCAGCGCCGATGAGACGCCGGACGTCGCCGGAGCTGCCCATGTCCACGAGCATATGATTTTCAAAGGCACCGCACGCCGCCCGGTTGGCGCAATCGCTGCCGAAGTCGAATCTTCAGGTGGCAACATCAATGCTTTTACGACCGCAGATCACACCGTCTATCACCTCGTTCTGGCGTCACGTTATTTTGCCACGGGCCTCGATATTCTTGCCGATGCACTGCAAAACACGACTTTTGATCCACATGAGCTGAGCAAAGAATTACAAGTCGTCATGGAGGAATGGAAACGCGGAGAAGATTCGCCAACCTCGCGAGCCGCAACTGAGCTATTCCGCATCGCCTATGCCACACATCCCTATGGCCGCCCGGTTATTGGCTTTCGTGAGACCGTAGAAGCGTTGAACCGCGATCGGGTCGTGAATTTTTATCATCGCTGGTATCACCCCAATAATATGACGTTAGTCATCGTCGGCGATGTGGATCTTGAAACTGCACGTCAGGAAGTCATCCGCCATTTCACCACTCAGCACGCTACTACGTTGCCGATCCGCCCGCGGACTCCGGAACCGCCACAAACAGAACTACGCCTGTCAGTGCTCGACATGAACGTCGAGGAGTTCTATTTGTATCTCAGTTTTCCCATCCCTCCGGCTGAACACAAAGATGTCTATGCCCTCGACTTACTGAGCTATATCCTCGGCGGGGGAGAAAGCTCACGCCTCGTACAAGATCTCCAAGCAGATAAGGAACTGGTGAACTGGATTGTCGCCCACGCCTACACTCCACAAGATCCAGGCTTGTTTATCGTCACGGCAGCTCTCGAACGTGAGAAGATTCCTACCGCCTTAGAAGAGATTTTTACGGCTCTCTTTCGTGCGAAATATGAATTGGTGTCCGCCGTCGAACTGGCCCGCGCCCGCACAAACTTAGAGAGCGATTTCGTCTATCGACGCGAGACTGTCCAGGGGCAGGCTCGGCAACTGGGATATTTTCTCACGCTCTTTGATGATCCAGATTTTGATCGTCGCTATCTTGACGGGCTCGCCAGCGTCACGCGCCAAGATCTCCTGGAAGTCGCCCAACGGTATATACGCCCGGAAACGCTGTCCGCAGTATTTCTGGGTGCCACTACTGATGCCGCCCTGCCAACTGCAGACCAGATTCGTTCGCTTTGCCAGAGACTCGACCATCCTGAGCAGCAGCCTGTAACTGCACTCGCGGTTCCAGCAAAACGCCACGATGCCCAAGTATCCGTCACAACGCTCAGTAACGGCATTCGCCTCCTGATCAAAGAACACCATGAAGTACCGGTGATGTCGATTCAGGCCGTGGTGCTCGGTGGGTTGTTGTTCGAGCATGAGCAGAATACGGGGATCAACAACTTTCTCGCGGGTTTATTGACACGCGGGAGTGAACGGTTTTCTCGTCTGGCGTTAGCCGAAGCAGTCGAATCCGTCGCCGGCAGTCTGCGCGGTTTCTCTGGCCGCAACAGCCTGGGGTTGTCAGGCTCGTTTCTCACAACATCGCGCGTTGATCACGCACTCGATCTCTTTCTCGAAACCCTTTTGCATCCAATCTTCCCGGAAGAGGAAGTCGAAAAACGGCGACGCGAAACATTACTCGCGCTGAAGAATCGGGAAGACGAACTCTCGCAAATCGCTTTCGATCTCTTTTATTCGACGATTTTCACTACCCATCCCTACCGTTTTCCGATCTTGGGCCATGAAGACAGCATCCGCCGGCTTACGCGTGAGATGCTCACTGACTATTACCGCACGACACTGAACTCCACCAATCTGGTGGTCAGTATTGTTGGCGATGTCGACACGTCACAAATTGTCGCCCAACTCCGAGGAGCCCTCGAGGTACTGCCACGTCCGCACCATACGCTGGCGCTCCCTCCACACGAACCTCGTCCGACGAGTGAACGTCGACAACGCAGGGAAGTCGACAAGCAGCAAGCGCATATCGTGCTTGGCTATCATGGGGTCTCGCTCTCACATGCCGACCGTTATGCCTTGAAAATTCTGGATGCGGTCCTCTCCCGCCAAGGTGGACGGTTGTTTTACGAAGTCCGCGAACAACGCGCCCTGGCCTATTCCGTCTCTGCTTTCAGCATGGAAGGCGTAGCCCCTGGGGTCTTCGGCGTCTATCTCGGAACAGACCCAAGCAAGGTCGACGAAGCCATTACCGCAGCTCGCCACGAACTCGACCTCGTACGCAACCAATTAGTGGAAGAGCATGAGATTGAGCAGGCAAAAAAGTACATCACAGGAAGTTATGAAATTTCCCTGCAGTCGAATGGCGCCCAATCTGAGGAAATGGCCTTTAACGAACTCTATGGCTTAGGGTACGATAATGGCCAACGCTATCTTGCTGCGTTGAACCAAGTCACCGCGGAAGACTTGCGACGTGTCGCTCGAACATATCTGGATCCCAAGCTGGAAACGCTCGTGGTTGTGGGAAAATGAGGTAGGGGCTAAGGGTTACGGGTTAGGGGCCGGGGAAGAAAATAGCGAGACTCTTGTTGCATCTATGGATAAGCGAGCAGGTCTGCTAGCGGCTAACACCCAACACCCAACACCCAACACCCAATCCTGGTGGTGCTTGTCCATCGCGGTGCCGCACGAAGCAGCGGAAACGGTGGCAAGTTTTTTAATCGAACTCGGCTCTGAAGGGGTTATCGAGAGTGAACGCGACCTCACGCAGCCAGCCTCTCCGTTCACCACAGTCCAAGGGTTCTTTCCCCTGACACGACCAACAGAAGAATTACAACGTGCGGTTGCTCAACACCTCCAACAATTGAGACGCGAATTCTCCGATCTCAACGAGGTGAAACCACAAATTTCAGAGATTACCAGCGACGCGTGGGCAGGTCAGTGGCGCGGTCATTTTCCGCCACTCCTCGTCGGGCAGCGTTTTCTGGTGTTGCCACCCTGGGAATCTTCCGCAGCTTGGCCTGAACGTATTCCTCTCATCATCGATCCTAGTCTGGCGTTTGGTACGGGACATCACGCAACGACGCAAGGATGCTTGGAAGCGATCGAAAGTATCTGCCTCCGGGATGGACCACCCGCACGCGCATTCGACCTCGGTACAGGTTCCGGTATTTTGGCGATTGCTTTGGCCAAGCTGGGGACACCAAACGTGTGGGCAACAGATAATGATCCGATCGCACTCGAAGAGGCGCAGAAGAACGCCACGACCAATCACGTTCGCCATCATCTTCACCTCAGTGATGTCGAAGTCGCAGCACTCCCTGTCCCCTTCCCGCTGCTTGTCGCCAACTTATTTTCGTCAACGCTGATCGCTCTCGCGCCGATACTCTCAACCGCCGCTCCCTCCCGCGGGTATGCAATTCTCTCTGGTATTCAGTTAGACCAAGAAGCCGATGTCCTTGCAGCCTACACTGCCCCCCTGTGGCAACTCATTACACGGTACCCAAAAGAAGAATGGGTGACACTGGTAATCCAGCGCACCTAAATGGTCTTTCTTTTCACGCAACACGTAACACGTAACACTTATCATTCTTTGTTTTTGTCGTAATTTTTCATTTTTAATCTTTGCTTCATCACAGCCTTCCCATGCGCCGCTTCTTCGTTCCTCACACTCAGATTCGAGGGTCTCACGCTGTTATCGACGGAGACGAGTTTCACCACCTTCGCCATGTTCTTCGTCTGCATGAGGGGGACCGAGTAGCAATCCAGGATGATCGCGGTCGAGAATACACTGGAACGATTACGTCACTCATGTCATCTGCTGCCGAAGTAACTTTTCATCACAGATCCAGTCTTCCTTCGCCACGCTTCCATCTCACCCTGGCCATCGGGCTGCTAAAGGGACAGAAGGTGGACCTCGTCATAGAAAAGGTCACCGAACTCGGCGTTGATCGTATTATCCCGTTCACTTCCACTTTTACCGTATCTCAACTGCCAGGAGACCGCCAACACGATCGCCTGTCGCGTTGGCAACGTATCACCCACAGTGCCGCGAAACAGTCAAGCAGCACGGTACCACAGATTCTTCCCCCGCGGACATTTAACCAGCTATGGGATGACATACCATCAACGGACGCAACCATTATGTTCTACGAACAGACTCAGCAAACGACACTCAAAACGTTTGCGAGCGAATATCCGACGCTCTCTTCCCTGTACATCATTATTGGGTCAGAGGGTGGGTTTTCCACAGAAGAAGTCAACCTGGCGCAGCAACACGGGAGTCACATCATCAGTCTGGGGTCATCAATTCTCCGCGCAGAAACTGCTAGCATCGTCGCGGTTTCACTGTGCCGCTTCTTGTGGGATACCGATCCGGTTCCCCCCTTGCCGTCTCAGGTACATAAAACGTAAAACGTGACACGTAATGCGTGTTGCGTAATGCGTGACTTTGCGTAACAACCACAGTGAATTTCTGCAGCCGGAGTAACCACCATGCGTTTCGCTTTTATCATGGACCCGATTCAAAATGTGTTGATCGACAAAGACACAACCTTTGTGTTTATGCTGGAGTCTCAAGCGCGGGGACATGAAGTATGGTATCTGGAAATGCGTGATCTCTTTGTCCATCGCTCCCGCGCGATGGGGCGAGTACGACGGATTGAACTGCGACGTGAACTGGGGAATCACTTTACGTTTCATGACGAAGCAACTGAACCGCTCGGCAAATTCGATGCGGTGTTCATGCGCAAAGACCCACCGTTTGACGTGCCCTACTTACATGCCACACAAGTGCTCGACCTTGCACAGCTCGATGGTGCATTCGTCATGAATAACCCAGCGGGCTTGCGTGCCGCCAACGAAAAGCTCTTTGCCTTGAATTTCCCCAGCGTCATCCCACCCACCCTGGTGTCACAAGATGCGCAACGCATTAAATCCTTCATGGAAGAACTCGGTGGGGAAATGATCATTAAGCCGGTCGATGGACACGGTGGCTTTGGCATCTTCTATGGCCATCGTGATGACCGCAACATGAACTCACTCATAGAGACCATGACCCATGAAGGTCGCGAGCCGATTATCGCACAGCAATATATTCCCGAAGTTCGTCAAGGCGACAAACGTCTCATCATGCTCAATGGTGCACCACTCGGGTGTACGCTGCGGGTCCCTCGCGCCGACGAACATCGTGGCAACATCCACGTGGGCGGGACGTGCGTAAAGGCAGAGATCACAGCGCGTGATCGTGAGATCTGCCGTGAAGTCGGTCCCCGTTTACGCAAAGAAGGACTCTACTTCGTTGGACTCGACATCATTGGCGAGTATCTGACCGAAGTGAATGTGACCAGCCCGACCGGTGTGCAAGAAATCAACACGTTAAATGGCGTCAAGCTTGAAACCCAAGTCATCGAGTTCGTCGAGCGGCAGGTTGAGGAGCGACAACATCGTCGGGCTTGACTCGTTAGGAGGCTTCCAGTACAAAACTCGCGTCATACAAAAGGAGCATGCAGCTCCATCCCGGTGCTTCCCCACAATGGGCAGGTAGCTCAGTCGGTAGAGCAGAGGACTGAAAATCCTCGTGTCGACGGTTCAATTCCGCCCCTGCCCACCTTTCACAGCACAGATATGTACCGTTGAGAGAAATCGTTAGCGACGGCGAGTTGCCGAGGGCAAACGCTGCAATGAGTTCTGTCGCAACCACGCAGCTACGAGGTCTTTATATTCCAGAAAGGTTAGCTCTTCGACTCGCTTGTGTAATGCATTACATATAGCTGGGAGTTCACTGCAAAACTGATCGAACCGTTTTGCAATGGTCTCTCCACCAGGAATGGTGGTACGTTTCGACGCCGTCGTGAGCCACCCACGAATCCGGCGAATCAACTCGTTCACCTCATTCCGATGCACTTCAATATCTTGACCAGCAATGTCAGAAATCGAGCCACGGTAACGGTAAGGTTCGCTGTCGAGCACAAGGCAACATTTGGTGCGCTGCAGTCGATTGCCGAAGGCTTTGCAGCCCAGAAAGACTCCGAGTTCCAGTGGCATATTGAAACGAGGGAGAGACGTTCCAATGTCGAGAGAAACCCGAGAGATGTCGTGAATACCGTACTTGCAAGCCGCTATCAGGTCGAGAATCTTGCTGAGTCGATTTTGTGAACTATCGCTGAATTCTAGTGCGCAGTGCGAGACAAAGCCGGCGTCCTGAACACAGAAGATGGTCGCCTCAAAGAGAGGCTTATACTCTTCATCAAAAGGACAATTAATAAAGACACAATCGTCATAGGGATCAGAAATCAACATAAGCCGACCATCGTTCGCTTACTTACTGCGGGCCGCATCTCGCTCCTTTGCAACTTTCTCGACGGCTCTGATGATCTGTTCTCGAATTGGACTGGCTACCACTCCAAACTTCACGATACGTGTCGCTTTTACTCGCGGGACCTTCTTTGATTTATGCCCGCTGGGGGTTGTTTTTTTCATCTTCTCACCTGCTCGTTTTCTGATCTCTTAAGGACATCACAATAACGCAAGGGTCTTCGTTGCGCCACTCCTGAATTCCCTGTTATCACGTGTTGCTTTCAGCAGGAGACTCAATCGGTACAACAGAGAACTGAAAATCCTCGTGTCGACGGTTCAATTCCGCTCCTGCCCACTTTTGATTTATTCTGCGCTCTTCCTCTTGACCCTTATTTCACCTTGACAGCAACATGTTGCTCGGTCTATTGATCCGCGCAGGAGGGGCTCGTCTATGAAAATCGATTTTCATGCGCATGCGTTTCCTGAAGCCTTCTTTCGTAAACTCAAGCAATTCTATCCTTAGGATGGCACAAACCAGCTTTCGATTGCGCCCAGGCGTTAGTCGGTATTGATCACTTGGTGTATGGGTCAGACTATGTCATGTTGGGAAGTGAGTTCATGAACCGTACCAATACGTTTCTTGAGAGTCTTCCCCTCTCTAAAAGTGAGAAAGAGAAGATTTATAGCGGAAATGCATTACGCTTTTTGAAGATGTAAGAGTCGGCGTATTCGCCGTTACTGAGGGGTTCCTATGGTATAGCGCCAAAACATGGCTTATGATCTTTTGCGCTGGCTATCGGCCAGCGTAAGGAGCGTCGCCATGTTCCAACTACACGGTCAACGGCAATCAGCAGTTATATGGAGCACGTTGCTCACCCTCTTTCTTCTAGGAAGTGGCTGCACCACGACCACGAACACTCCTATTGTTCCGCTGACCTTGGACAATCCGGTCCAGGTCCGTAGCGAAACGATCTCACTCACAGTAGGAAAGAATCGCCGGAACGGACAAAGTGTTCAGATTACGGAGCTCTTTTTGCCCATTGCCGTTACCGTGCTGAACACTGGGACACAGCCTCTTTGCGGTGGCGTAGCCACTGCCTCACTCAATGACGCTACCGGGGCATCGACGTCGGCTGTTTTTCCCGAAAGTGTGGTCAGCCGCTTGATTGGTCCGCTGGCCTTTCTGCATTCACAGGACACACTCGTTCGCTCATCGCAGGTTTCCTTCACTGCCGCACCTGCCTTCAGGGCAGGCCTCTCTCAGGCACTGCTCAACACGGAGGAATTCGGTTTCACGCCAATACCGGTTTGGAGTCC
Proteins encoded in this window:
- a CDS encoding 50S ribosomal protein L11 methyltransferase translates to MDKRAGLLAANTQHPTPNTQSWWCLSIAVPHEAAETVASFLIELGSEGVIESERDLTQPASPFTTVQGFFPLTRPTEELQRAVAQHLQQLRREFSDLNEVKPQISEITSDAWAGQWRGHFPPLLVGQRFLVLPPWESSAAWPERIPLIIDPSLAFGTGHHATTQGCLEAIESICLRDGPPARAFDLGTGSGILAIALAKLGTPNVWATDNDPIALEEAQKNATTNHVRHHLHLSDVEVAALPVPFPLLVANLFSSTLIALAPILSTAAPSRGYAILSGIQLDQEADVLAAYTAPLWQLITRYPKEEWVTLVIQRT
- a CDS encoding 16S rRNA (uracil(1498)-N(3))-methyltransferase → MRRFFVPHTQIRGSHAVIDGDEFHHLRHVLRLHEGDRVAIQDDRGREYTGTITSLMSSAAEVTFHHRSSLPSPRFHLTLAIGLLKGQKVDLVIEKVTELGVDRIIPFTSTFTVSQLPGDRQHDRLSRWQRITHSAAKQSSSTVPQILPPRTFNQLWDDIPSTDATIMFYEQTQQTTLKTFASEYPTLSSLYIIIGSEGGFSTEEVNLAQQHGSHIISLGSSILRAETASIVAVSLCRFLWDTDPVPPLPSQVHKT
- the gshB gene encoding glutathione synthase; amino-acid sequence: MRFAFIMDPIQNVLIDKDTTFVFMLESQARGHEVWYLEMRDLFVHRSRAMGRVRRIELRRELGNHFTFHDEATEPLGKFDAVFMRKDPPFDVPYLHATQVLDLAQLDGAFVMNNPAGLRAANEKLFALNFPSVIPPTLVSQDAQRIKSFMEELGGEMIIKPVDGHGGFGIFYGHRDDRNMNSLIETMTHEGREPIIAQQYIPEVRQGDKRLIMLNGAPLGCTLRVPRADEHRGNIHVGGTCVKAEITARDREICREVGPRLRKEGLYFVGLDIIGEYLTEVNVTSPTGVQEINTLNGVKLETQVIEFVERQVEERQHRRA
- a CDS encoding insulinase family protein — its product is MKHRIAMNDQPNGANGVVSSPSATDRLLFTLENGLRVVIQEDHFAPVVAIQMWVKAGSADETPDVAGAAHVHEHMIFKGTARRPVGAIAAEVESSGGNINAFTTADHTVYHLVLASRYFATGLDILADALQNTTFDPHELSKELQVVMEEWKRGEDSPTSRAATELFRIAYATHPYGRPVIGFRETVEALNRDRVVNFYHRWYHPNNMTLVIVGDVDLETARQEVIRHFTTQHATTLPIRPRTPEPPQTELRLSVLDMNVEEFYLYLSFPIPPAEHKDVYALDLLSYILGGGESSRLVQDLQADKELVNWIVAHAYTPQDPGLFIVTAALEREKIPTALEEIFTALFRAKYELVSAVELARARTNLESDFVYRRETVQGQARQLGYFLTLFDDPDFDRRYLDGLASVTRQDLLEVAQRYIRPETLSAVFLGATTDAALPTADQIRSLCQRLDHPEQQPVTALAVPAKRHDAQVSVTTLSNGIRLLIKEHHEVPVMSIQAVVLGGLLFEHEQNTGINNFLAGLLTRGSERFSRLALAEAVESVAGSLRGFSGRNSLGLSGSFLTTSRVDHALDLFLETLLHPIFPEEEVEKRRRETLLALKNREDELSQIAFDLFYSTIFTTHPYRFPILGHEDSIRRLTREMLTDYYRTTLNSTNLVVSIVGDVDTSQIVAQLRGALEVLPRPHHTLALPPHEPRPTSERRQRREVDKQQAHIVLGYHGVSLSHADRYALKILDAVLSRQGGRLFYEVREQRALAYSVSAFSMEGVAPGVFGVYLGTDPSKVDEAITAARHELDLVRNQLVEEHEIEQAKKYITGSYEISLQSNGAQSEEMAFNELYGLGYDNGQRYLAALNQVTAEDLRRVARTYLDPKLETLVVVGK